From Saccopteryx leptura isolate mSacLep1 chromosome 3, mSacLep1_pri_phased_curated, whole genome shotgun sequence, one genomic window encodes:
- the LOC136398164 gene encoding carcinoembryonic antigen-related cell adhesion molecule 21-like has protein sequence MESPSATARRRLVPFQGLLLAVSLFIFWSPLTTAQFSIVSTNVAEGKDALLRLLNKPPNAVKFRWFRGEKVTYNSFIGSLAIIPQAHAKGPADTGREKFNRDGSLKIKKVTLKDAGYYTVVAFLPGKKKEIGFGRLNVYQPVRVPTLLASNTAVTENKDSVVLTCYTNALSTQWFFNGMSLQLTDRMKLSSDSRTLTINPVKMKDAGSYQCEVSNPISTRESAPVELDVKYE, from the exons ATGGAGTCCCCCTCAGCCACTGCCAGAAGAAGACTTGTTCCCTTCCAAGGGCTCCTGCTGGCCG tCTCACTCTTCATTTTCTGGAGCCCGCTCACCACCGCCCAATTCTCTATTGTATCCACCAATGTTGCTGAAGGGAAGGATGCACTTCTACGTCTCCTCAATAAGCCTCCCAATGCTGTAAAATTTAGGTGGTTCAGGGGGGAAAAAGTAACTTACAATAGTTTTATTGGATCTCTGGCTATAATCCCACAAGCACATGCAAAAGGGCCTGCGGACACCGGTCGAGAGAAATTTAACAGAGATGGCTCCCtgaagataaagaaagtcacccTGAAGGATGCAGGATACTACACTGTGGTAGCTTtccttccaggaaaaaaaaaggaaatcggATTTGGACGGCTCAACGTATACC AGCCTGTGAGAGTGCCCACCCTCCTGGCCAGCAACACTGCAGTCACAGAGAATAAGGACTCTGTGGTCCTGACCTGCTACACAAATGCACTCTCCACCCAATGGTTCTTCAACGGCATGAGTCTGCAGCTCACGGATAGGATGAAGCTGTCTTCGGACAGCAGAACCCTCACTATCAACCCTGTCAAGATGAAGGATGCTGGCAGCTATCAGTGTGAAGTCTCCAACCCAATTAGTACCCGTGAAAGTGCCCCTGTTGAGCTGGATGTGAAATATGAATga